A region of Drosophila suzukii chromosome 2L, CBGP_Dsuzu_IsoJpt1.0, whole genome shotgun sequence DNA encodes the following proteins:
- the Grl36b gene encoding uncharacterized protein Grl36b: protein MSCLTSFLQLLQVLTALSGCNIYRYVEGRRVFRLNQKINFLVGAMHRFWLRPWLLLIFLMHVINWGLEFLRGLTDPNPGSERPLNLIYRMGSTVAKNQNFFISMGLAYHYRYHRNLMRKVLNGFVGIYHSYENISGRAPRINWWLFGLQAFRSVVASLAPLSANSTVLVPGLGPNIDIFLKQSGILFVCIQPLLLSLVVYLGILILYACYDIQTHSKRWKSFELYDFYRQLIKLRLNFDLLARSFVWTALLENLLLFISNFHLILYDQQSVEHLAKSLVTIFIFPIALLHINVAINSAEKKFGHFEANFKPQRKTQLLWLYRHVMKATLDRSDINVFRLNRGLILESLRLGWVFAMFTNSLLLNSTARHKHFKAVNYKKLL from the exons ATGTCCTGTCTAACGAGCTTTCTGCAGCTGCTGCAAGTGCTGACAGCACTTTCGGGTTGCAACATCTACAGATATGTCGAAGGCAGGCGGGTGTTCAGACTGAACCAAAAGATTAATTTTCTGGTGGGGGCGATGCACAGATTCTGGCTGCGACCCTGGCTGCTGTTGATATTTCTGATGCACGTAATCAACTGGGGATTGGAGTTCCTCCGTGGACTAACGGATCCCAATCCCGGCAGCGAAAGACCCCTGAATCTTATCTACAGAATGGGATCGACCGTCGCCAAGAATCAGAATTTTTTCATAAGCATGGGGTTGGCTTATCATTACAG GTATCATAGGAATCTGATGCGAAAGGTGCTAAATGGATTTGTGGGGATATATCATAGCTATGAGAATATCAGTGGTCGGGCACCCCGTATAAACTGGTGGCTCTTTGGACTCCAAGCATTCAGATCAGTGGTCGCTTCATTGGCACCTCTTAGCGCAAATTCTACTGTGCTGGTTCCGGGCTTAGGACCAAATATAGACATATTTCTGAAACAATCTGGAATACTGTTCGTATGCATTCAGCCTCTTTTGTTATCCCTGGTTGTCTATTTGGGCATTTTAATCCTATATGCCTGCTATGACATCCAGACACATTCTAAGCGATGGAAATCATTTGAACTTTACGATTTTTACAGACAACTCATTAAACTTAGGCTCAACTTTGACTTGTTGGCCAGGTCCTTTGTGTGGACGGCTTTACTGGAGAATTTATTACTCTTCATatcaaattttcatttgatCCTGTACGATCAGCAATCAGTCGAGCACCTTGCAAAGAGTCTGGTAACCATCTTTATATTTCCAATCGCCCTTCTTCATATTAATGTGGCCATAAACTCGGCCGAAAAAAAGTTCGGTCATTTTGAGGCCAACTTCAAGCCACAGAGAAAG ACACAATTGCTATGGCTTTACAGGCACGTAATGAAAGCAACTCTAGATAGAAGTGACATTAACGTCTTTCGCCTAAATCGGGGACTTATTTTGGAAAGTCTAAGACTGGGATGGGTTTTTGCCATGTTTACGAATAGCTTGTTGCTTAATAGCACCGCCAGGCATAAACACTTTAAAGCtgttaattataaaaaattgttgtAG
- the LOC108010628 gene encoding uncharacterized protein, whose amino-acid sequence MGTDETKAGPSSPGKYLDEVDFTSGYETQYQKEYSPLKPIFVPPPDAKHAWFRNWSTILMIVFLSLVFFIGTVMLVVQVFTTSPLQIAIIVAAYLAIAALMIWLEVQSRKVR is encoded by the coding sequence ATGGGCACGGATGAGACAAAGGCCGGACCTTCGAGTCCGGGAAAGTACCTCGATGAGGTCGACTTTACCAGCGGCTACGAGACCCAATACCAGAAGGAGTACAGCCCACTAAAACCGATCTTCGTACCACCGCCGGATGCAAAACACGCCTGGTTCCGCAACTGGTCCACCATCCTGATGATCGTCTTCCTTTCCCTGGTCTTTTTCATTGGAACCGTGATGCTGGTGGTCCAAGTTTTCACCACCAGTCCCCTGCAGATCGCGATAATTGTGGCTGCATATTTGGCTATTGCCGCCCTTATGATCTGGCTGGAGGTTCAGTCCCGAAAAGTTCGGTGA
- the LOC108013245 gene encoding uncharacterized protein, with protein MREDKDVLLEDDSYRIIEMDHHLQESDAEQPNIEVGIVNIEERSPYTFLQNCNFVGLWMCVLYNFCMISLVVVIYIYKRWN; from the exons ATGAG GGAAGACAAGGATGTTTTGTTGGAGGATGACAGTTATAGGATCATTGAAATGGATCATCATCTTCAAGAAAGTGACGCAGAACAACCCAACATTGAAGTCGGGATTGTCAATATAGAAGAACGAAGTCCCTATACGTTTTTGCAGAACTGTAATTTTGTTGGATTATGGATGTGCGTTCTGTACAACTTTTGCATGATTTCGTTAGTTGTGGTTATTTATATTTACAAGCGCTGGAATTAA
- the LOC108016522 gene encoding uncharacterized protein, protein MSRKMLQVPVATLVLLSLLQIADVAAVTDAATTATAAAATTSTMTTGIDASLKNAKLIEGKVLPDLAILKRVNQEDEKWQQVYRFIDDGFPVLELYGYKPKSDLPYTLIVPKIDVRNIEKPRLKEFMLEHVVPGKIFDSYSAVSNGNGNGNGNSKEEEESFGNGNGHKIVFRKLEKSHNNVWLLNGQQILHKLRINENLMAIAIDGYLGDRKSPYSKRNIQETNNRYNDPQPLEQPNITNAHAKVEPVIKESKASPLMSFLANMKTGTKVFQHFLSKSNLTRIMDDNAYTVLIPSDNAFQRWHPIDWGFYPFSVPEFTESVLRNHFLPMQRPLRLSDVRNMDEVVVTTMGGEDVVFHGQPTPTVNNVSIMSDYNLSNGNQVFIISEVLFVTEAVVSKLHQMHKDKETPPLLAFPWFGAQFLSHSFLALERDPRFTQITRYLNSAEIAPHISGANYTFFVPEDRAFEKLGFDKLSDEVMASQRGVKMLLNHFVKGRLYNRDLRDNEVFETIGGGHIKITRNPGSNYTSVNNAQITESEVFVYNLGTMYYLDDILYSHMLRDFVTKSTKTRSNRHGSDSGGGSRSTSRPSDVEIVPNEFEGEHNGGDYAIHGDDEDFEDEIITPKALPVQIYELPK, encoded by the exons ATGTCGCGCAAAATGTTGCAAGTGCCGGTGGCAACACTCGTGTTGCTGTCGCTGCTGCAGATTGCCGATGTTGCCGCTGTCACAGatgcagcaacaacagcaacggccgcagcagcaacaacatccACGATGACAACCGGAATCGATGCCAGCCTGAAGAATGCCAAGTTGATTGAGGGCAAAGTGCTCCCCGATTTGGCCATCCTGAAGCGAGTTAACCAGGAAGATGAAAAGTGGCAGCAGGTCTACCGGTTCATCGACGATGGCTTTCCCGTCCTCGAGTTGTACGGCTACAAGCCAAAATCAG ACCTGCCCTACACACTGATTGTGCCCAAAATCGATGTCCGGAACATTGAGAAGCCGCGGCTGAAGGAGTTCATGTTGGAACATGTGGTGCCCGGGAAAATCTTCGACAGCTACAGCGCCGTATCCAATGGCAATGGGAATGGGAACGGAAATAgcaaggaggaggaggagtccTTCGGCAATGGGAACGGCCACAAAATCGTTTTCCGTAAATTGGAAAAATCCCACAACAATGTTTGGCTACTCAATGGCCAGCAAATACTCCACAAGCTGCGTATCAATGAGAACCTGATGGCCATTGCAATTGATGGTTATTTGGGCGATAGGAAGTCGCCCTACTCCAAGCGAAATATCCAGGAAACGAACAA CCGCTACAACGACCCCCAACCGTTGGAACAGCCAAACATTACCAATGCGCATGCAAAGGTGGAGCCCGTTATCAAGGAGTCGAAGGCCAGCCCGCTAATGTCCTTTTTGGCCAACATGAAGACGGGCACCAAGGTGTTCCAGCACTTCCTCTCCAAGAGCAATCTGACCAGGATCATGGACGATAATGCGTATACGGTGCTGATTCCCTCCGACAACGCCTTCCAGCGCTGGCATCCCATCGACTGGGGATTCTACCCCTTCTCTGTGCCCGAGTTCACCGAGTCGGTGCTTAGGAACCACTTTCTGCCCATGCAGCGACCCCTGCGGCTGTCCGATGTGCGGAATATGGACGAAGTCGTCGTGACCACCATGGGTGGCGAGGATGTCGTCTTCCACGGGCAAC CCACCCCCACGGTGAACAATGTGAGCATCATGTCCGACTACAACCTCTCCAATGGCAACCAGGTGTTCATTATCTCTGAGGTGCTCTTCGTGACCGAAGCTGTGGTCTCCAAGTTACATCAG ATGCATAAAGATAAGGAGACTCCTCCACTGCTGGCATTCCCCTGGTTTGGAGCACAATTCCTGTCTCATTCATTCTTGGCTTTGGAGAGAGATCCGCGGTTTACTCAGATTACCAG ATACCTAAACAGTGCCGAGATTGCTCCCCACATTTCGGGAGCCAACTACACGTTCTTTGTGCCAGAGGATCGGGCCTTTGAAAAGCTAGGATTCGACAAGCTATCAGATGAGGTTATG GCCTCACAACGCGGCGTAAAAATGCTGCTAAACCACTTTGTTAAAGGCCGTCTGTACAACCGGGATCTGCGTGATAATGAGGTTTTCGAGACCATCGGTGGTGGCCATATAAAGATCACTCGGAATCCGGGCAGCAACTATACCAGCGTTAATAATGCACAGATTACGGAGAGTGAGGTGTTCGTCTACAACTTGGGCACCATGTACTACCTGGACGACATCCTGTACTCGCACATGCTGCGCGACTTTGTGACCAAGTCGACCAAGACGAGATCCAATCGGCACGGCAGCGATTCCGGCGGAGGATCACGGAGCACCTCGCGACCCAGCGATGTGGAGATCGTGCCCAATGAGTTCGAGGGGGAGCACAATGGTGGGGACTACGCCATCCACGGGGACGACGAGGACTTCGAGGATGAGATTATCACGCCCAAGGCGCTGCCCGTCCAGATCTACGAGTTGCCCAAATAG